The DNA window ACAGCGGCCGCCGCGAGCACGACGAGGCTTTGCTCCAGGAAAAGCCGGGAAGGCCATGAGGGCGCGATGGTCCAGCCAAAGAAAGCTGGGTTCACGACGTAAACCAGCACGAGGGCGAAGGCGATGCCGACGACGCTCCCGAGAACGACCCCGGAGATTCCCATTCCGAGGCCCTTCCCGAGGTACACGATGAAGATCTGCCGGCGTTCCGCGCCCAAGGCACGATAGAGCGCAAGCTCCGACGCACGCTCTCTGGCCAGTACGAGCAGGGTCAGCGTTACCCCGCAGACGGCGATCACCAGACTCATGTAGCGAAGGAGGCGGGTGACCGCAAACGTCTGGTCGAAGACCCGCAACGCCTGCTCGCGCAGGCGGCGGTTGCTCGTGAGGTTCAGGGGAACTCCATTCAGACGCCGCCTCAGATCGTCCACGACCCGGTCGACGTCCGCTTCGGGCTCCAGATAGAGGGCGACGTTTTGAATGGGGCCGGCGCCGAAGTGCTCTTCGAGCGTGGCGAGAGACACGAAGGCCGAGCCGAGCTCGCTCGAATAGTCGTAATAGATCGCCGAGACCGGAAGATTGATTGGGCCATCGAATCCGGCCACGACCAGCTCGCCGCCGACCGAGAGCCCGAGCTTGCGTGCGAGCGGCTCGCCGACGAGAACGCCTCCAGCGGTCAGTCCCCGCTCCGCCTGCTCGGCGCTTCCGTCCAAGAGCGAGAATCTCCCGGCGATGGGGACGTCCACATCGATTCCCGAAAGCGAGAACCTTCTTCCATTCGAGTACGCCAAGAGCCCCCGCAATCGATCGACGCGGACCACGCTCGGATGACCACGGAGCGTATCCACGACCCAGGGCTCGAGCCCCGCTTCTCGGGCCCTCCGCCACGAGGGGGTCGAAACGTAGACGTCGGCTCGAATCGTCGCGTCGATCCAGATCGAGAGAGTCTCTCGAAAGCTCGAGACCAGCGTCGTGACCCCGACCACCATGCTCATCGCGACCGCGACCGCGGCGATGGCGATCGGAGTGGTCTGGAGCTGCTTGCCGAGGCCTTTCACGCCGTAGGTGAGCCCGAACCTGCGCACTTCGACCCTGCGCGTGGCCTGTTGCACGAGCCAAGGAGTGAGCAGAGGCACGGCGACCACCAGAAGGAAGGCTTGAACGAACCCCGCCGGGCGCCACCGGTCACCCGCGAGTGAATAGATCCCGCCGGCGGCGGCGACCACGGCGGCACCCAGCAGAAAGAGCCGCGGAGCTGCCTTCCCCACGCGCTCGTGGAGCGGAAACGCCGACAAGAGCGCGCGCGTGTCCTTGCGCCCCAATTCGAGCGCGGGGAACAACGCACCGAAGAGGGCGCCCGCGATCCCGATCGAGGCTGCCAGCAGGAAGAACCAGGGCGAGACTTGGAGCTCGTGGATCTCTTCGAGCAGGTAGAGATTCGAGACCGTGGCGCTCACCCGATCGACATTGGCCGCCGCCGCAAGATATCCCAGCGGCAGTCCCAACGCCGCCCCGGATACCGCGAGCACGCTGACATCCGCGAGCAGCAGCGCGAAGACCTGTCCGTGTGTAGCGCCGATCGATCTCAGGAGGCCGAGCTCGGTTCGTCGACGAACGAGCGTCGCTTGCGTGCTGCTGTAGACGAGAAAGCCGCCCACGAAGAGACTGATGAGCGAGAGCGCCGTGAGATTCAGGCGAAACGCCGCAAGAAGGTCTGAGGCCTGCTGCTCGCGCTCGTTCGCCGTCTGGATCAGGGCGGCGGGGCCGAGGCGCACGCCCAGAGCCGCACGCACGGCCTCGTGGTCGGCATCCGCCCGGATACGCACGTCGATTTGATCGAGCTCCCCCGGTGTTCCCAGAAGCGATTGCGCCTGGGCGATGTCCATCACCGCCAGGCGGGGGCTCGCGAGAGGTGACGCGCGCTCAAAGTCGGAAAACCCGCCCACGACCAGCTCGACCGTTCGCGTACCGACGCTGACCGGGAACCGGTCGCCGATATCCCAACCCTTCTCCCGAGCAAGCGCCGGGGTGACGGCCACCCAGCCGAGCTGCGAGAACGGGCCCGTGGTTTCGATTCTCTCTACGTCCCAGGGCAGGTCGATCGGCAGGAACAGATCCAAGCCCAAGATGGAGAGGTAACTGTCGCCCTGCGCCACATCGATTC is part of the Vicinamibacteria bacterium genome and encodes:
- a CDS encoding FtsX-like permease family protein gives rise to the protein MIRYFFAALRAQLHGGKILFILSVTGVALGVGAVVSIQIINQNALGAFRGSMKAVSGDADLSIIGTTGALPELLYPEVLATAGVEAAWPIHRIDVAQGDSYLSILGLDLFLPIDLPWDVERIETTGPFSQLGWVAVTPALAREKGWDIGDRFPVSVGTRTVELVVGGFSDFERASPLASPRLAVMDIAQAQSLLGTPGELDQIDVRIRADADHEAVRAALGVRLGPAALIQTANEREQQASDLLAAFRLNLTALSLISLFVGGFLVYSSTQATLVRRRTELGLLRSIGATHGQVFALLLADVSVLAVSGAALGLPLGYLAAAANVDRVSATVSNLYLLEEIHELQVSPWFFLLAASIGIAGALFGALFPALELGRKDTRALLSAFPLHERVGKAAPRLFLLGAAVVAAAGGIYSLAGDRWRPAGFVQAFLLVVAVPLLTPWLVQQATRRVEVRRFGLTYGVKGLGKQLQTTPIAIAAVAVAMSMVVGVTTLVSSFRETLSIWIDATIRADVYVSTPSWRRAREAGLEPWVVDTLRGHPSVVRVDRLRGLLAYSNGRRFSLSGIDVDVPIAGRFSLLDGSAEQAERGLTAGGVLVGEPLARKLGLSVGGELVVAGFDGPINLPVSAIYYDYSSELGSAFVSLATLEEHFGAGPIQNVALYLEPEADVDRVVDDLRRRLNGVPLNLTSNRRLREQALRVFDQTFAVTRLLRYMSLVIAVCGVTLTLLVLARERASELALYRALGAERRQIFIVYLGKGLGMGISGVVLGSVVGIAFALVLVYVVNPAFFGWTIAPSWPSRLFLEQSLVVLAAAAV